In the Bacteroidota bacterium genome, ATGTGCGGGCTATTTTGTTTAATAATGAAGATTCCATAACTGCTGCTCAGTCGGAAATGTTGGCGCAGGCTTTTTTAAACGAGGGAATACAATTTAATGTGGATGTTATGGCAGTTGGGTTTAGTTTAAGAGTGCCAAAATTTGGTACACTTGCTTTTAGTGTAACCGGACATGCCGCATATAACTCCAAATTTGATGGAGAAGCGGCAAATATCATTTTTGAAGGATATGATTATGCGGGTTATTTTGATACCGTAATTGTTACACCAACAGAAATTTACGGTGTAGCATATGAGCCGTTAAGTTTATCGGAATTATTTGGTGATTCTGAATTTAAATTTGATGTAAATACTTCATTTAATTTCGGTTACGGATTAAAATTATTTGGTTCAGAAGAAACAATAAGTGCTTATGCCGGAATCGGATTTAAATATATTTTAGGATATGGATATCTCGATATGCATTCCGATGGCTCAACTATTACAGGCATTAGTGCATTGGGTTTAGATATTTTAGATTTAGAAGCAGGAATAACATCTCCAATAACAGCAAGTGCAGCAGAACCTGTAGGGCGCGGAACCGGCTGGGATTTCGGCTTTAGTGTAAAAGTTCGTGATGCCCTTACTGCAAGTGCTTCAATTGTAGATATCGGTAAAATGAAATACACTGCCAACGTTTTACAAATAAATGATGTTGTTTTAGATACCGTTTCATTTAGTGGCGTAACATCTACCGACCCGATTCAAATTATCAGCGATATGCTGAATCAACAGGATTTAATTGAATATTCAGGATTAAGCGAATTTGAAGTGAGTTTGCCAACAAAATTGCGTTTAGGGGCTTCATTAAAAATAAATGATTTGTTAGATGTTGGGTTAGATGCCGTTTTTCCTATGAATGAAGTAGCAGGTGCTATTGAAACACCTGTTATCGGCGTAGGTGCACAATTAACCTTGTTCGAAATATTAAATTTATCTGCAGGTTTATCAGCAGGTGGCGGATATGCCTATAATGTTCCTGCAGGTATCGGTCTCGATTTTAAAATTTGGGAAATTGGTGTAGCCACACGCGATGCTTTAACCTGGTTTGGCGAAACAAGTCCGAATGTTTCAATGGCAATTGGTGTACTCCGATTTAAAATTTAATTCAATCACCACCACATATTTAATTTTAGCAGATGTTCGCTAGAACTCATCTCAAAAATAGGTTTGTTTTAGTATTTTCAAGTATTCGCTCTTTAGCCGAGGCGCTTTAAGCAGCCCATACTGGAAGTAGTACGGGCAATTAAAGCAACGAAGGATAAAGAGCGAAGACGCAGAAAAGATGCCAAAGGTATTTTTGAGATGAGTTCTAACAAAAAGTAAACTGCATCATGCAGAAAATAATCGCCTGAAACATGATTTATATAACAAAAATTATGTTACACGATTTCACTTATTAAATTAAACGAATAATAAATTGGAGCAGCAACATTATCCTACTAATTTACTTCAGTACCGGCTATCCATTCCAACTCCTCGTCCGCCCCAATTGCTATCGCGGGCGGAACTGCGGGGTTTCCATTTCTATCCGGGCTACCAGAACATTTTCAGACATAAATAGGCTATTTTTAAAATGCTCAAACATCAACATATCAGTTAAAAAATTAGAACTCATCTCAAAAATAGGTTTGTGTTAGTATTTTCAAGTATTCGCTCTTTAGCCGAGGCGCTTGAAGCAGCCCATACTGGAGGAAATTACTGATAGTATTAATAAAACTAATTTATCAAATTAAAATGAGATTTTCCTAGAATACACTTTTTCATTTTGACGTAATGTTACAATGTAAATCCCATCAGGAAATTGAGCTATATCAATTATTTCAGAATTACTTCCTAGCTGACTTTTGAAAACTATTCTGCCTGTGGCATCATAAATAGATAACAAGGTATTCGAATAGAGTCTAGTCTGAACATACAACTTTTTATCAAAGCTATAAACTACAGCATCTAAAGTGTTTTCGTAATTATTTATTTCAACATAGCTTACTGTATCTCCTGCAACTATTGGATAATTCGGCTGCATTTCGTAAGCGTAATCTTTAACTACTAAAGTTCGACCTTCATCTTTTACATCACACCTAATCCATCCGAAATGCATTTCGTCATCGTTTCCTATAAATTTTATCCCCAAATAATGATCAATAATATCGGGCAAATCAGGACCATACCATTCACAATAAAAACAAGACCTAATATTTGCACCTGAAGTTAAAATAATCTCGGATAGCTAAAATTTGAGACGCCAGTTATGCCATTCTAATTTATCCGAAATGATTGAATTTGAATTTAATGCGGAAGGGAAATACCTTAAAATCCACCGTAATCGTATTTATAATTAATAGATTTTCCAGCAATTGAATTAGTTTCAAATTAATGGCCCAACCAAAATATCCTTGTCGAGACCATGTTGAAGAAAAATATACATGATAAAATGTAAAAGAATTGTTGACTACTGCATAGTCATAGGTGCCACTTATATCAATATCAAAATAAGCTCCCTCTCCAGCTGCATCAAAAATGGTATCTGGATTAACATCGGTATAAACAACTTGAGAATCCAACCTTTGATTCAAAAGTAAAAAAGCCCCAGACAATAAGGAATAATTTCTAAACTTACTTTCTAAATTATCAATTTTCATTTAGCGCTAAATTTTAATTAACGTTTTATGTAAAGTATTACCTCCAGGTAGCATTACATCTATAAAGTAATAACCGCTTGGTATACCCATTATGTTTATTGCTTCATCAAATTTAACATTTTTCACTATACCTTTGTCTACCTTAGGTTACAAAATTAACATGAACTCCATAATTATCGCCTCATATATTAAGCATTTAATTTAATTGCTCAAGTCGAAAATATAGGTTATTGGATTGTAAATCATTTTTGATAGTTTCTTCAACAGAATTAGCATATGGATAATAAATGGTTTGCGAAGAATAATATCCATAATGTTTAAGTCCGGCTAAGGTTAAATTATCATTAACAACAATTGCACATAAATCCTGCAATGTCCAAAACGACTACCATAGAGTAACCTTATAAAAATAAATAGGCTTTTAGTTTTAGATATCTGTTTGGGGTTGTCATAGTTTAATATCGTTTAAATCACTGCATATTTAATTTTCGCTTCTTCCCGCGAGCAGGAATTATAGTGCCACCATTCGGTTGATAATTAACATATGCCGGTTTAATTAATAATAATTTTTTTTGAACGGATATCATTTTCATTTTTAAAAACCACAAGATATGCTCCGGTAGCAACATTTTGCAAATCAAATTCTACTGAACCGGTTTTAACTTCTTTATTTAAAATTATACCGCCATTTAAATTGTAAATACTTACATCACAATTTTTATTTAAATTAGAGATATATACTTTTTTATTTTCACAATACACTACCGGCTCAATTTTTCCCGCCTGTGTCGACAGGCCAACATAATGTGCTGTATCACCGGCTAATATTGGGTTGTCAGGCGTCAGCTCGTATGCGTAATCTTTAATAATCATTGTTCGGCCTTCGTCCAATACATCACAGCGCATCCAACCATAATGGAAATCACCTCCATCATTTTTTAATTTAAATCCAAGGTACTTGTTAACTGATTCGGCTGTAAAATAATTATACCAATAACAATGATTACAAAAGAATAAATTGGTGTGATCTTGATAATAGGTTCGCTCAGCTATTGCCTGAAAAGATGCAGCATTAAATTGCAAGTCATCACCAATTATTTCGCTATTTGATAATGCATAAGGATAATAAAAATTTTGCGACCAGTAATAAACATAATGTTTTAATCCTGCAAGTTCTAATTTTTCATCTGGTAGGTAAACAACTAAATCCTGCCTTGTCCAATACGACCACCAAGGTGTAGCCATATAAAAGTCAAAAGAGGAATTAAAAAAAGAAATATCATCAGCACCATTACCATCAATATCTAAAGTAAATTGTTCTCCGGGTGTGTCGAGAATAATATCCGGGTCAATATCAACGTAAACAACCTGATTAAACCCTGTTGCCCCGTTAAACAAAAAAGCCGTAGAAAAAAGTGAATAGGCTTTTAGTTTTTGATATCTGTTTGGGGTTGTCATAGTTTTATATATTTTAAATTACCGCATATTTAATTTTCGCTTCTTCCCGCGAGCAGGAATTATAATGCCACCATTCGGCAGGTAATTGTCGGAAGCCGGCTTTTTGCATAACGCTGCGTAATATTTTTCTGTTGTCAATTTGTTGTTGTGTAAGCAAACCTTCCTGCAACATTTTATATTCCAGTTGTGGTTCTGCTGCTTCGCCAAAAAAATCAAATGGTGTTCCCATGTCTAAAGGGTTGCCATTTTTTTCAGCCAGCGACATATCAATGGCTGCACCGTAGTTATGTATACTTCCGTTTTTGGGGTTAGATAAATATTTTTCTTTTTGCCCCGGTGGCAGATCCAAAATTTCCCACATTTTATATTGAATACTCAAAGGCCTAACCGCATCATAAATTATAAAGGTGAGGTTGGGATGTGTTTCCTGCAAAAACTGATAAGCTGCTTTTAATTTTTCCACTACATCTTTTTGCAGATAAGCATTCGTTAAATCACCATATACATCGGCATGTAAAAAGTTGTCGGTGGTAGAATATTTTAATTCAACCTGAATTTCGGGTATTACCGACTGCACATTTACCAATCCTGCTGCCTGAAGCGATTTTTCCAAGGTGGAATCGACTCCTTTTGAGGCTTTAATTTCAGGGTTGGACTTTTCCGGTGCAGCATCCTGTTGATTGCACCCAAAAAGTAGAATAACCACCCCTGCCAAAATCGCCGGTAACTTCATCCGGTAAATGTATTAAATATCATTAGAACTCAACCTTTTAACCGAACCGTTTTTTATCGCCGGGATAAAATAATTGCAGATTTTTTAATGTATTTTTAATTAGACAGTTTTTACGAAATTCCACCCGAAATGCGAGTTTTAGCCTACACAAACCAAACCTTTACGCCAGGGGTTAAACTTTTTTGCATTCCGCGTAAGGTTAACCCCTACTTTTTTCTTTTTTTAGTATTGAAGCCTTACCTTTGCGGCGAAATTCAAAATTTATCACTATCGTGAAGTCGTCAAACAAGGTTTTATCGTCGGTTATACTGGGCTTGGTAATGCTAATGGCAGGGCAGGTTTCAGCGGCCTCAGAGGGGGAATATGATGCCAAGGAGTTCGCTATGCACCACGTAGCCGATTCACATGAATGGCATATTGTGGGTGGTTTAACCATTCCGCTGCCTTGTATCGTAATTCACGATGGCTTAAATGTATTTTTAAGCAACAAAATGCCGGCTGCTCACCACGGTGAAGCTACAGAAGTTGCTGAAGATGAGCATGTTACAGATACAATTGTAAGCAATCATACCGACCATGCTGCCGTAGTTAGTCATGACCACGAAACGTATAATGGGTTTTATTACAGCGAAAGCGGACGAATTGTGCATGAAGATGGTGGTTTTACCCTCGATTTATCGATAACCAAAAACGTGGCTACCTTATTAATAGTGTCACTCATTATGTTTTTGGTATTTACCTCTGTTGCTAAAGCTTACAAACGCCGTGAAGGTGAAGCGCCAAAAGGTTTACAGAGTTTTATGGAACCACTTATTTTATTTGTTCGCGACGAGGTTGTGCGACCAAACCTTGGTAAAAAGTCGGATAAATATTTACCTTATTTACTTACCGTTTTCTTTTTTATATGGATTTCGAATATGATGGGTTTAATTCCGCTGATTTCGAATCCGAACTTATCCGGAAATATCGCAGTAACCTGTGCTTTGGCATTGATTACCTTCCTGATAACCAATTTACATGCGAATAAATATTACTGGGGTCATATTTTTAACCCGCCCGGAGTACCTGGTTTTGTGAAAGTGATTTTAGTGCCGATTGAAATTGCAGGTATATTTATTAAGCCTGTTGCCTTAATGATTCGTTTGTTTGCGAACATTACTGCGGGACATATCATTATCATCAGCTTAGTAGGTCTCATTTTCGTATTCGGAAATGCAGGTGAAAACTTAGGTGGTGGTTTAGGCGGTGCAGCAGTTGCTGTTCCATTTGCGTTGTTCATGAGTGTGCTTGAATTGCTGGTAGCATTTTTACAGGCTTTCATTTTCACCATGTTGAGCGCATTATTTATTTCACTTGCTCAGGAAGATCATCATCATGATGACCATGCCGAACATGCAAGTGCAGCACATCATTGATTATTATTATTAACTATTATAAAACAGTAACATGGATTTATTAACTATTATGCAGGCAGCAGCAGAACCTGTTAAAGGTATTGCAGCAATTGGTGCCGGTTTAGCAGCTATTGGAGCTGGTATCGGTGTAGGCCGTATCGGCGGTAGCGCTCTTGAGTCAATGGCTCGTCAACCGGAAGTTCTCGGCGAAATCAGAACTAACATGATTATCGCTGCAGCACTCGTTGAAGGGGTTGCACTCTTCGCAGTAGTTGTTGCCCTTATGCAAGGGTAAAAAAAATTAAAATCAGTAGCAACGGTTGGTTGCTGCTGATTTTTTACAGTGAAAATTAAAAGGTTATTCCTGGAATAACCCATCAAAAAATAGAATATGACAACAATGACACTTTTAGGTGCTTTCGACATTATTACACCGGATCCGGGTTTATTTATCTGGACTGTTTTGGTGTTTCTTATCTTATTATGGTTGTTAAACAAATTTGCATTCGGACCAATAAAAGATGCATTAAAAAAACGTGAAGAAGGTATTTCTGATGCATTACATCAGGCGCAAAAAGCACGTGAAGAAATGGCGAACATGAAAGCCGATAATGAAAAAATTCTGAACGAAGCCCGTGAAGAAAGAAGCAGAATGTTGCGTGAGGCAAAAGATGCCAAAGACCAGATTATCACCGAAGCACGCGAAAAAGCAAATGCTGAATACAATCGTATTGTTGATGAAGCAAAAGGCGCTATCAATAACCAAAAAATGGCCGCTTTAATTGAAATCAAAAATAACGTTGGAAATATGGTGTTGGAAGTTTCTGAAAAAATACTGAGAAGAGAATTAGATAACAAAGCGGATCAGGAACAATACATCAAACAATTAGTAGAAGAAATTAAAGTAAAATAATTATTGCCGGCCTTTGGCTTTCAATAAAAAACTGTATCCATGTCATCAACAAAATTAGCAACACGATACGCAAAATCAATACTCGACTTTGCCAAAGAAAAAGGCAAGATGTCGGAGGTATTGGCTGATATGCGTATGTTAAATACCGCTATCGACAACAATCGTGAATTTTACATGATGTTGAAAAGCCCGATTGTAAATGGCGACAAAAAGATGGCAGTTGTTTTAAATGTGTTTCACGATAAAATTACCGATATCACCGAAAATTTTATCGGCATATTGATGCGTAAAAACCGTGAATCACATTTACCGGAAATTATTGATGCATTTATCGCTCAATACAATGCATTTATGCATATTACTCCGGTTAATATAACAACCGCACATCCTATTTCTGATGATGTTCAAAAAACATTGTTGGCGAAATTAAAATCAACAGTTGGATTAGAACAAATTGAATTAACTACCACAATCGACGAAAGTTTAATTGGTGGTTATATTTTACACTGGGACGATAAAATGATTGATAATTCTATTTCACGTGGCCTGGCTATTTTGAAAGATGAATTTGATAACAACGATTACGTTCGCAAATTTTAAATTGGAATTTTTTACTGCAGCAATGCAGAT is a window encoding:
- the atpB gene encoding F0F1 ATP synthase subunit A translates to MLMAGQVSAASEGEYDAKEFAMHHVADSHEWHIVGGLTIPLPCIVIHDGLNVFLSNKMPAAHHGEATEVAEDEHVTDTIVSNHTDHAAVVSHDHETYNGFYYSESGRIVHEDGGFTLDLSITKNVATLLIVSLIMFLVFTSVAKAYKRREGEAPKGLQSFMEPLILFVRDEVVRPNLGKKSDKYLPYLLTVFFFIWISNMMGLIPLISNPNLSGNIAVTCALALITFLITNLHANKYYWGHIFNPPGVPGFVKVILVPIEIAGIFIKPVALMIRLFANITAGHIIIISLVGLIFVFGNAGENLGGGLGGAAVAVPFALFMSVLELLVAFLQAFIFTMLSALFISLAQEDHHHDDHAEHASAAHH
- a CDS encoding T9SS type A sorting domain-containing protein gives rise to the protein MTTPNRYQKLKAYSLFSTAFLFNGATGFNQVVYVDIDPDIILDTPGEQFTLDIDGNGADDISFFNSSFDFYMATPWWSYWTRQDLVVYLPDEKLELAGLKHYVYYWSQNFYYPYALSNSEIIGDDLQFNAASFQAIAERTYYQDHTNLFFCNHCYWYNYFTAESVNKYLGFKLKNDGGDFHYGWMRCDVLDEGRTMIIKDYAYELTPDNPILAGDTAHYVGLSTQAGKIEPVVYCENKKVYISNLNKNCDVSIYNLNGGIILNKEVKTGSVEFDLQNVATGAYLVVFKNENDIRSKKIIIN
- the atpH gene encoding ATP synthase F1 subunit delta — translated: MSSTKLATRYAKSILDFAKEKGKMSEVLADMRMLNTAIDNNREFYMMLKSPIVNGDKKMAVVLNVFHDKITDITENFIGILMRKNRESHLPEIIDAFIAQYNAFMHITPVNITTAHPISDDVQKTLLAKLKSTVGLEQIELTTTIDESLIGGYILHWDDKMIDNSISRGLAILKDEFDNNDYVRKF
- a CDS encoding M15 family metallopeptidase gives rise to the protein MKLPAILAGVVILLFGCNQQDAAPEKSNPEIKASKGVDSTLEKSLQAAGLVNVQSVIPEIQVELKYSTTDNFLHADVYGDLTNAYLQKDVVEKLKAAYQFLQETHPNLTFIIYDAVRPLSIQYKMWEILDLPPGQKEKYLSNPKNGSIHNYGAAIDMSLAEKNGNPLDMGTPFDFFGEAAEPQLEYKMLQEGLLTQQQIDNRKILRSVMQKAGFRQLPAEWWHYNSCSREEAKIKYAVI
- the atpE gene encoding ATP synthase F0 subunit C; translation: MDLLTIMQAAAEPVKGIAAIGAGLAAIGAGIGVGRIGGSALESMARQPEVLGEIRTNMIIAAALVEGVALFAVVVALMQG
- a CDS encoding T9SS type A sorting domain-containing protein, with protein sequence MPDIIDHYLGIKFIGNDDEMHFGWIRCDVKDEGRTLVVKDYAYEMQPNYPIVAGDTVSYVEINNYENTLDAVVYSFDKKLYVQTRLYSNTLLSIYDATGRIVFKSQLGSNSEIIDIAQFPDGIYIVTLRQNEKVYSRKISF
- the atpF gene encoding F0F1 ATP synthase subunit B, which codes for MTLLGAFDIITPDPGLFIWTVLVFLILLWLLNKFAFGPIKDALKKREEGISDALHQAQKAREEMANMKADNEKILNEAREERSRMLREAKDAKDQIITEAREKANAEYNRIVDEAKGAINNQKMAALIEIKNNVGNMVLEVSEKILRRELDNKADQEQYIKQLVEEIKVK